The Dioscorea cayenensis subsp. rotundata cultivar TDr96_F1 chromosome 7, TDr96_F1_v2_PseudoChromosome.rev07_lg8_w22 25.fasta, whole genome shotgun sequence genome includes a region encoding these proteins:
- the LOC120265318 gene encoding LOW QUALITY PROTEIN: CBL-interacting serine/threonine-protein kinase 11-like (The sequence of the model RefSeq protein was modified relative to this genomic sequence to represent the inferred CDS: inserted 2 bases in 1 codon; deleted 4 bases in 3 codons), which produces MAFIGSQRITYELGPLLGRGASAKVLLGRDLTTGHKVAIKIISKLRITKHNLADNVHREIDAMRRLRHPNVVRLHEVLASRTKIYFVLELLKGGELFTRLASGGHVPEDTARRYLRQLVSALGYCHSXGVFHRDLKPENLLLDDHGNLKVTDFGLSALQPSNPSPLHTLCGTPAYVAPEILSRKGYAGAAVDVWSAGIVLFVLTAGYLPFNDSNISNLYRKIYRGQFRCPRWTSPELRRLLSRILNTNPETRITVDEILRDPWFRKGLEDDEIAEMARFGSNLEADVSKLDDREMNAFDIISFSSGFDLSGLFGPKPDWERFISTEPAGSVLDRVVEIAKSDGLRTKRGTVNDKGQDGNLVLVEGHNGNLPARVGVYRLPGKLVLVEVERNERWSGGYWQEKLGLSDDR; this is translated from the exons aTGGCTTTCATTGGTTCTCAGAGGATCACG TACGAGCTCGGTCCTCTCCTCGGCCGCGGCGCCTCCGCTAAGGTCCTCCTTGGCCGCGATCTAACCACCGGTCACAAAGTCGCCATCAAGATCATCAGTAAGCTGCGAATCACGAAGCATAACCTCGCCGACAACGTCCACCGTGAGATCGACGCCATGCGCCGCCTCCGCCAC CCAAACGTCGTCCGCCTCCATGAG GTCCTCGCCTCCCGCACCAAGATCTACTTCGTCCTCGAACTCCTCAAAGGCGGCGAGCTCTTCACCCGCCTCGCCTCCGGCGGCCACGTCCCGGAGGACACCGCCCGCCGCTATCTT CGCCAGCTCGTCTCCGCCCTCGGTTATTGCCACTC TGGCGTATTCCACCGAGATCTAAAACCCGAGAACCTCCTCCTCGACGATCACGGCAATCTCAAGGTCACCGATTTCGGCCTCTCCGCTCTCCAACCCTCAAACCCCTCTCCTCTCCACACCCTCTGCGGCACCCCGGCCTACGTCGCGCCGGAGATCCTCTCTAGAAAGGGCTATGCCGGCGCCGCCGTCGACGTCTGGTCCGCCGGAATCGTCCTCTTCGTACTCACCGCTGGGTATCTCCCTTTCAACGACTCCAATATCTCCAATCTCTACCGCAAGATCTACCGCGGCCAGTTCCGGTGCCCACGGTGGACATCGCCGGAGCTCCGGCGGCTTCTCTCCCGCATCCTGAACACGAATCCCGAGACCCGGATCACCGTCGATGAGATCCTCCGCGACCCGTGGTTCCGGAAGGGTCTAGAAGACGATGAGATCGCTGAGATGGCGCGTTTTGGTTCTAATCTCGAGGCAGATGTCTCGAAGCTCGATGACCGTGAGATGAACGCCTTCGATATTATCTCCTTCTCCTCCGGTTTCGATTTGTCCGGTTTATTCGGTCCGAAGCCGGACTGGGAACGGTTCATCTCGACCGAACCGGCCGGGTCGGTTCTCGACCGCGTGGTCGAGATTGCAAAATCAGACGGGCTAAGAACAAAGAGAGGTACTGTAAATGATAAGGGACAAGATGGGAATTTAGTGCTTGTGGAGGGGCATAATGGTAATCTTCCCGCACGTGTTGGAGTTTACCGGTTGCCCGGGAAATTGGTCTTGGTGGAGGTTGAACGCAATGAACGGTGGAGTGGTGGGTATTGGCAGGAGAAGCTCGGTCTGAGCGATGACCGGTGA
- the LOC120264874 gene encoding CBL-interacting protein kinase 18-like, translated as MGTENKGSSVLMQRYELGKLLGQGTFAKVFHGRNLKTSQNVAIKVIDKEKVLKVGLMDQIKREISVMSLVRHPYVVQLYEVMASKTKIYFVMEYVKGGELFNKVLKGKLRQELARKYFQQLISAVDFCHSRGVYHRDLKPENLLLDDDENLKVSDFGLSALAESKKQDGLLHTTCGTPAYVAPEVINRKGYDGAKADIWSCGVILFVLLAGYLPFQDPNLMEMYKKIGKAEFKCPNWFPSDVRRLLLRILDPNPNTRITIARIMQNPWFKKGLDDKLMQNGMPTTELVPVDIDSVLSSSDTGKTEVKQEMAKLTNLNAFDIIALSAGFDLSSLFEQTDNRREVRFTSTQPAWNIISKLEDIARKLKLKVKKKDDGVLKIEGSKEGRKGVLAIGAEIFEVTPAFHLVEIKKTNGDTLEYQKLMKQDIRPALKDIVWAWQGDKQQQQQQQQLQDEEDEH; from the coding sequence ATGGGGACAGAGAACAAAGGAAGTTCTGTTTTGATGCAAAGATATGAATTGGGAAAACTATTAGGTCAAGGAACTTTCGCCAAAGTTTTCCATGGCAGGAATCTGAAAACCTCTCAGAATGTTGCTATAAAGGTGATTGACAAAGAAAAAGTTTTGAAGGTTGGTCTCATGGATCAGATAAAGCGAGAGATTTCGGTAATGAGTTTGGTGAGACACCCTTATGTTGTTCAGCTTTATGAAGTCATGGCAAGCAAAACTAAGATATATTTTGTCATGGAGTATGTCAAAGGTGGTGAATTGTTCAACAAGGTTTTGAAGGGGAAACTCCGGCAGGAGCTTGCGAGGAAATATTTTCAGCAGCTGATTAGTGCCGTGGATTTCTGCCATAGCAGAGGTGTGTATCATCGTGATTTGAAACCAGAGAACCTTCTTCTGGATGACGACGAGAATCTGAAGGTGTCTGATTTTGGTTTGAGTGCTCTTGCCGAGTCGAAAAAGCAAGATGGACTGCTTCATACTACCTGTGGAACTCCTGCATATGTTGCTCCTGAGGTGATAAATAGAAAAGGATATGATGGAGCGAAAGCTGATATCTGGTCATGCGGAGTGATCTTGTTTGTCCTCTTGGCTGGTTATCTCCCTTTCCAAGATCCCAATTTGATGGAGATGTATAAAAAGATCGGAAAGGCAGAATTCAAGTGTCCTAATTGGTTTCCTAGTGATGTTCGGAGATTGTTACTAAGGATACTTGATCCGAATCCTAATACAAGGATCACAATTGCGAGAATTATGCAGAATCCTTGGTTCAAAAAAGGACTTGATGACAAACTAATGCAGAATGGAATGCCAACGACGGAACTGGTGCCAGTGGATATTGATTCTGTTCTTAGTTCGTCTGACACTGGTAAGACAGAAGTGAAGCAAGAGATGGCGAAACTGACAAACTTGAATGCTTTCGACATCATCGCTCTCTCTGCAGGGTTTGATCTTTCAAGTTTATTCGAGCAGACTGACAACCGAAGGGAGGTGAGATTTACTTCTACACAACCAGCTTGGAACATTATTTCAAAACTGGAAGATATTGCAAGAAAATTGAAGCTTAAGGTCAAGAAGAAAGATGACGGAGTCTTGAAAATCGAAGGATCAAAAGAAGGCAGGAAGGGAGTATTGGCCATTGGTGCAGAAATCTTCGAGGTCACTCCTGCATTCCATCTTGTGgagataaagaaaacaaacggCGATACACTCGAGTATCAGAAGCTAATGAAACAAGACATAAGGCCAGCTCTGAAGGACATTGTTTGGGCATGGCAAGGTGataagcagcagcagcagcagcagcagcagcttcAAGATGAAGAAGACGAGCATTAA